A DNA window from Providencia huaxiensis contains the following coding sequences:
- a CDS encoding phosphoglycolate phosphatase has translation MTDMVLENIKAIAFDLDGTLVDSADGLAEAIDNMLKELGFSPAGKERVSIWVGNGVDVLVERALSWAGTQITPELQKAARASFDKFYAISVTTGSELFPEVKETLEQLANYGLPMGIVTNKATPFIAPLLKKLGIEHYFSLVLGSDDVKALKPHPAPLYLTMGTFGLRKEELLFVGDSRNDIIAAKNAECPCVGLTYGYNYGESIALSEPNCVLTHFSDLLPAIGLSEIK, from the coding sequence ATGACTGACATGGTATTAGAGAATATCAAAGCAATAGCTTTCGATTTAGACGGCACTCTTGTAGACAGCGCAGATGGCTTAGCTGAAGCCATCGACAACATGCTAAAAGAACTTGGCTTTTCACCCGCAGGTAAAGAGCGTGTCTCTATTTGGGTTGGTAATGGCGTGGATGTTTTAGTTGAACGTGCACTTTCTTGGGCTGGTACCCAAATAACACCTGAGTTACAAAAAGCTGCGCGAGCTAGCTTCGATAAATTCTATGCCATTTCTGTCACAACTGGCAGCGAACTATTCCCTGAAGTGAAAGAAACCTTAGAGCAACTAGCAAATTATGGCCTCCCAATGGGCATTGTGACCAATAAGGCCACACCATTTATTGCACCGCTCTTGAAGAAATTAGGTATTGAACACTACTTTTCTCTTGTCTTGGGTAGCGATGACGTCAAAGCTTTGAAACCACATCCCGCTCCCCTCTACTTAACGATGGGAACATTCGGTTTACGTAAAGAAGAATTGCTTTTTGTCGGCGATTCTCGTAATGATATTATTGCAGCGAAAAACGCTGAATGCCCGTGTGTCGGTCTGACCTACGGTTATAACTATGGTGAATCTATTGCACTGAGTGAACCGAACTGTGTATTAACACATTTTTCTGATTTATTACCTGCAATTGGGTTATCTGAAATAAAATAA